DNA sequence from the Terriglobales bacterium genome:
CTGGATCCCCTCGAAGACACTGCCATCCACGCCCTCAGGGTTGTCCGCCGCCTTCAGCAGATAGGGTGTGACGGCGGAGATAAATACTGCCTTGCTCACACCCTTCGATCCGTATCTCCCCAGGTAGCGCGCCACTTCGCCGCCACCCATCGAGAAACCGACGAGGGCGAAATCACGCAGCTCGAGCTGCGTCACCAGTTTGTGCAGGTCCTCGGCGAAAGTGTCGTAGTTGTAGCCGGTGGTTGGCTGGCTGGACTTGCCGAACCCTCTGCGGTCATACGTGATGACCCGGTGACCGGCAGCGAGAAGCACCGCGACCTGCTTCTCCCAAGAAGCGCCGCTCAGCGGATATCCGTGAATCAGGACAACGGGCTTGCCCGAACCGTGGTCCTCATAGTAGAGATCGATGTTGCCGGAGTTTTCCTTGCCGACGGTAACGTATGGCATTGAGACTCCCCCTGTTTCTGTGTTCGTTGTTCAGTTTTTCTGGCTGCCCACTCTTGCAGCACTATCGACGGTTCGTCCTAAAGGTTCAAGCAGCCCAACATCACAGCGCCCGAAGAAAAGCCACCAGATCTTTCTTTTCTTGCTCGGTCAAATTTCTCCCCAGAGCAAGGTTGAAGTACTCCACTGTGTCCTCCAAAGTGAGTAGCCTGCCGTCATGCAGATAGGGCGGGGTATCTTTGATCCCGCGCAGGGGGAAAGTCTTGATTGGACCGTCCGCTGCCATCATCATGCCGTTCACCATGCGCTGCTCATAGAAGCTGTCTGCCTGCAGGTTGTGCATGGTGTTGTCCGTGTAATATGGGGGCTCATGGCAGGAAGCACACCGCCCTTTGCCAAAGAACACTTCCTGCCCGCGCGTTTCGGCAGGTGTAGCTTTGGCGGGGTCCAGTTTTCCATCCCATCCCAGCTTGGGAGCTGGAGGAAAGTCGAGCAATTCCTGAAATTCGCCCATGGAATGAACCTGGCTGCCTCGTTCTAGGGGGTTCACACCTTTCTTGGCCGCAATGACCTGATCTCCATCGAAATAGGCTGCCCGCTGTTCGAACTCCGTAAAATCCTCAACCGTCTTCAAAGCTCGTTGTGAACCGAACAGCCGCTGAATATTGACACCTCGCAATGCAGGCGTTTCGATGCGGTGGCGGAATTCCTGAGGCCGAATGTCCCCCACCAGGTGGAATGCGCCGTTCGACCCGCCATTCGCGTGACAATCCAGGCAAGCGACGCCACGGCTGGGCTTATCGGAACGGCGATCATCGGTTTGGTTGAATTGCTGTTGTGGGAAGGGCGTGAGCAGCAGCCTCACTCCCTCCAACTGCTTGGGATTGAGAATCCCGTTGAACAAATCGTAAAAGTTTTCAATGGTAACCAGCTGTCCTTTTGTAACGTCGCCAAGATCTGGCCGCGTAGTCAGATAAATCGCCGGCGGAAATTCTGGAAGGAAGTGTTCAGGAATGTCGAAGTCGAGATCGAAGCGGGTCAGGTCGCGCTGCTCTTGTTTCAGCACCTCCTGAATCTCGAACTTCGGGAAGACCATGCCACCTTCGGGGTGATTGGCGTGAGGCAAAGGCAGAAACCCTTGCGGGAATAGACCCTTTTGGCGAATCTGTTGAGGCGTCATGCCAGCCAGTTGGGCCCAGGTGACTCCGGGCGGCAGCTTCACCCGCACACCTTCCTGGACTGGCTTGCTGCGATCCATGACCACGCCCTCTGCAGGCCGGTCGCTCAAGTCGTACCGTTCTGCCAGCAAGTCCATCTGGCGTTTCATCACTGCTGCTTTCGCAGCGCTCATGCGGCCCCGGACGATGGCAAAACTCTCGGTCTCCACAACCGGCATGTAACTGGACTTGTTGGGTGGCCCCGGTCGGGTTTGCGGGACATCTTGCGCGAAGAGGGATGCGGTCACCGCACAAATGGCCGCGGTCCGAATGATCATGCATTTTAAGTTTCTGATATCCCGCATCGTTAGCGAGGGGCAGCAAGTCAAAACGTCCCACACGGCTGGTGAAGAGGAGCAGACTAAGCGGGCCATATTAGCGGCGACGAAAACGAGGGTCTGTGCAATTGTGAACACCTCTTGTGGGCCTGACCGGTTCCCCTAAATCCGCACACAGGGCAAAAGCCTCTACCCGGCCGACGTCTATCCCGAAGACATGCCGCAGCTCCAGGCCGACGTGCAGCCGGTCGAGACTTTTCCCGTGGAAGTCAGAGGAGACGAGGTGTACGTGGGGCTGCCGGGGTAACAAAGAGTGATTCGGGTTGAGTATCCTCATGGTTCTGCGACAAAGGAGCCGTCCCTAACGCCTGGCTGAGATGGTCTCCCCGTTTACTGTCAGCTGATAGCTCCTGTCCGGTAACGCTTGTGAAACACGCTCGATGAAATAGTTGGCGTAGGCAACGTCTCCGGTTCCAGGTACGCTAACCTTCGTAGCCGACACGGTGCAGGTCGCTTGGTGTCCTTCTCCACGAAGAGTCCCCGAGAAGGTCACTGGTTTTTTGATTGAGGCCATCTTTTTCCTACTTTCGGCAACTTGAGTACACGTGGAAATTGTAGCAACAGGGACTGGACCAGGTGTGGCTGATTCTCTGCGGGCGCGCCCGCAGCCTACGCCTTCGCCAGCAACTGTCGCAGGACGTACTGCAAAATGCCGCCGTGCTGGTAGTAGAGCGTTTCCTGCGGGGTATCAATGCGCACCAGCGCGGCGAACTCCGTGGTCACGCCGCTGGCGGCGGTGGCGCGAACCTTGACTTGCGGGCTGTGGGAGTCGATGGCCTGCTTGAGGCCGAGGATGTCGTAGCTCTCCTCCCCGGTCAGGCCCAGGATGTCGGCGGTTTCCCCGGCAACGTACTGCAGCGGGACGATGCCCATGCCGATGAGGTTCGAGCGGTGGATGCGCTCGTAGCTCTCGGCGATGACGGCGCGCACGCCCAGCAGGCACGGGCCCTTGGCCGCCCAGTCGCGCGAGGAGCCGGAGCCGTACTCCTTGCCCGCCAGAACGATGAGGGGCACGCCCTCGGCGCGATACTTCACTGAGGCGTCGAAGATGGACATGGCTTCGCCCGACGGCAGGTGGCGGGTGACTCCGCCCTCGGTTCCCGGCGCGAGCTGATTCTTCAGGCGGACGTTGGCGAAGGTGCCGCGCACCATGACCTCGTCATTGCCGCGGCGCGAGCCGTAGGAGTTGAAGTCGGAGGGCTTCACCCCGCGGGAGATCAAGTACTGCCCCGCCGGGCCGTCTTTCTTGATGGAGCCCGCGGGCGAGATGTGGTCGGTGGTAACGCTGTCGCCCAGCTTGGCCAGCACGCGCGCGCCGCGGATCTCCGTGACCCCCGGCGGCGTCTTGGTCATGCCTTCGAAGTACGGCGGATGCTTGATGTAGGTTGAGTTCGCGTCCCAGGCGTAGGTCTTGCCCAGGGGCACGGGCATGGAGCGCCAACGCTCGTCGCCTTCGAAGACCGAGGCGTAGGTCTTCTGGAACTGTGACTTGGTCAGCGACTTCTCGATGGTCTGCGCAATCTCCAGCTGCGTGGGCCAGATGTCTTTGAGGAACACGGGCTTGCCGTCGCTGCCGTTGCTGATGGGTTCGGTGGTGAGGTCCACGTCCATGCGCCCGGCGAGGGCGTAGGCCACCACCAGCGGCGGCGAGGTCAGGTAGTTGGCGCGCACGTCCGGGTTGATGCGCCCTTCGAAATTGCGGTTCCCGGAGAGCACCGAGGCCACCACCAGTTCCTTCTCCTGCACCGCGTTCGCCACCTCGGGGGGCAGAGGGCCGGAGTTGCCGATGCAGGTGGTGCATCCGTAGCCCACGGTGTTGAACTTCAGCTTCTCCAGATACGGCATGAGCCCGGCCTGCTCCAGATATTCGGTGACCACCTTGGAGCCGGGAGCAAGCGAGGTCTTGACCCAGGGCGGGACCTTCAGGCCGCGCTCGACGGCCTTCTTGGCGAGCAGGCCCGCGGCCACCATCACGGACGGGTTGGAGGTGTTGGTGCAACTGGTGATGGCGGCGATGACCACGCTGCCGTGCCTCAAATGCTTGAGGAAGCTTCCGTCGTCGGCATTGCCGCCCGGGGCGCTGAAGGTCTGTCCGCCTTCGCCCTCCCAGCTGGAGACCTGCTTCGGCCGTTTAGGATCGGGCTTGATGAGCGAGGGCAGCGCCTCGGCGAAGGACTTGGCCGCGCCCGTGAGCGGCACGCGGTCCTGGGGGCGGCGCGGGCCGGCCAGGCTGGGCTCGACGGTCGCGAGATCCAGCTCGAGCATGCTGGTGTAGGCGGCGTCCGGCGTTTCGCCGGTGTAGGTGTGGAACATTCCCTGCTCCTTGCAGTAGGCCTCGACCAGCGCTACCTGCTCCTCAGAGCGGCCGCTGAAGCGCAGATAGCGGAGCGTCTCCGCGTCCACGGGGAAGATGCCGCAAGTGGCGCCGTACTCCGGGGCCATGTTGCCGATGGTGGCGCGGTCGGCGAGCGGCAGGGTGGGCAGGCCGGGTCCGAAGAACTCGACGAACTTCCCCACCACGCCCTTCTTGCGCAGCATCTCGGTGACGGTGAGCACCAGGTCGGTGGCGGTGGAGCCCTCGCGCAGCTTGCCGGCGAGGCGCATGCCCACCACCTGCGGGATGAGCATGGAGACCGGCTGTCCCAGCATGGCGGCCTCGGCTTCGATGCCGCCCACGCCCCAGCCCAGAACGCCCAGGCCGTTGATCATTGTGGTATGCGAGTCGGTGCCGACGAGTGTATCGGGATAGGCCAAGGGCGGGCCGTCCGCGCCGTCCTTTCCTGCCGCGGCAAAGACCACGCGCGCCAGGTACTCCAGGTTCACCTGATGGACGATGCCGGTGGCCGGCGGCACCACGCGGAAGTTCTGGAAGGCCGTCTGGCCCCAGCGTAGGAAGCTGTAGCGCTCGCGGTTGCGCAGGTACTCGAGCTCGGAGTTCAGTTCGAGGGCCTGGGCCGAGCCGAACTCATCCACCTGCACCGAGTGGTCGATCACCAGCTCGGCCGGCTGCAGCGGGTTGATGCGCTGTGGGTCGCCGCCCAGACGAACCATGGCATCGCGCATGGCGGCCAGATCCACCACCGCCGGGACGCCGGTGAAGTCCTGCATGAGGACGCGGCTGGGGGTGAAGGCGATCTCGCGGGAGGGCTCGGCCTTGGGATCCCAGGCGGCCAGAGCGCGGATGTCTTCGGCGCGGACGGTGCGGCCGTCCTCGGTGCGCAGCAGGTTCTCCAGCAGGATGCGCAGCGAATAGGGCAGGTGGCGCGTGTCCACGCCCTGCTTGTCGAGCGCGTCCAGGCGAAAGAGCTGATACTCGCGTCCGCCGGCGCGGAAGGAAGAGCGGCTGGAGAAGCTGTCCATGGCGTGAGCTCCGGAGAGAGGGTGAGGCCTGATTCTACAACGCGGGGCGGGGCTAGCCCGCGAGCCATCCGCGGAAGATCAGCGGCAACAGCCAGCCGTTCAGCAGTGCGATGACCACGTTCATCATTCTTCCGTCGAACTCTTCTTGGCCCTAAGAAGAAGAACGGGCACGCTGATACTATGCTGCACCCGGCTGGCGGTGGTCCCGCGAAATATGTCGGAAAGCAGACGGTGGCCGTGGGTGCTCATGGCCACCAAGTCGCAACCCTTCTGCTGAACCCATTTGATGATCTCCTCTGCCGGCTCGCCATACGCCAGTTCGGCCTCCACGGGAATGCCCAGGGACTGGAACTCCGACCGGACCTTTTCCAAGTACGCGGTGTCTTCTGCAATCTCGGGACTGACCGCGTCCGGGCCGTAGATCCTGGCTGCCCATCCATCGGCTACATGAAGCAGCACCAGGCGGCTGTGCGCCAGCGTGGCCAGTTCCTTGATGTGCTCGATGATCGCCCGGTCCGTGGGAGTGCCGTCCAACGTCACCAGAATCGTGTCGTACATGGTTGTTCCATTTCTGTCGTCCCGGCGTCACCCGCCGGTGATGACCTGCCACGCCGCTTTGAGCGAGTCCGGCAGTCCATAGACATCCAACATAGTAATCAGGAGAGCGCTGCTCCAACCCGCGGTCAGCAAGAACCAGCCATTCTTCCAATTCCCCATTCGCTTGCGGGAACTGGTGAAGTGCAGGAGTGGGAACATGGCGAAGGGAAGCTGCAGCGCCAGCACGACTTGGCTGAGGATCAGCAGACCCGTGACGCTGCTGTCACCGCGCAAACCGATAATAACGACCGCCGGCAGGATGGCCAGGGTGCGGGTGATGAGCCGCCGCACCCAGGGTTGGATGCGCCAATGCATGAAGCCTTCCATCACGACTTGGCCGGCGAGGGTGCCGGTGATGGTACTGCTCTGGCCACTTGCCAGCAGGGCCACCGCAAATAGCGTGCTGGCAACGGGCGTCCCCAGTAAGGGCGCCAGGGTCAGATAGGCGACGCGGATCCAATCACTGTCGGCGCTGAACTTCACCACCTGGCCGCCCGGCACCATCACGCTCGGCTTGCCAAAGAACACCATCGCTGCCAGCACCATGATGGCCGCGTTGACGAAAAAGGCGATGGTCAAGGCCACGGTGGCGTCGATGGTGTTGAACTGGATCCCGCGGCGGATAGAGAGTTCGTCCTTCTGCAGCTTGCGGCTTTGTACCAGGGCCGAGTGCAGGTACAGGTTGTGGGGCATCACGGTCGCCCCGATGATCCCGATGGCGACGAATAACATCCCCGCTTGCCGCAACTGCGGCGTAACCAGTGCACGTCCCATCTCCAGGAAACTGGGCTGGGTCTGCGGGAGAACGAAAATCTCGATGAAGTAGCACACGCCCATGGTGGTGATCAGCAGCAGGACGATGGCCTCGATGGTGCGCATCCCAAAGCGTTGCAGGGCCAGGAGGAGCAGCACGTCCAGGCCCGTGATGAGGACTGCCCAAAGCAGCGGGATATGGAACAGCAGGTTGAGGGCTACGGCACTGCCGAGCACCTCCGCCAGGTCACAGGCGCCGATGGCGACTTCGCTCATCAGCCAATTGGGCCAGCGGGCCCACTCCGGGTACCAGTCGCGGCAGCATTGGGCGAGATCCTTCCCGGTCACCACGCCCAAGCGCGCGGAAATCACTTGCATGAAGATGGCCATCAGGCTGGCCAGGCCGACCACCCACAAGAGCCCGTACTTGAACTGCGCTCCGCCTTGCAGGTCCGTGCCCCAGTTGCCGGGATCCATGTAGCCGACGCTGATCAGGATCGCCGGCCCGACGAATGCCCGCCACTGTTCCCAGAAGCCGGCGTGGTGGGGCGGCACCTCGACGGAACCGTGTATCCCCTCCAGGGACACCGAACTGTGGCGCGGAACCTTCGTCCCCATACCTCCCCCGGCTCGCCGCTCGCGCTCTTCGGAAGACAATCCGCTATCCTATATTAACTATGATTAACTCTCAAACTTTATCCGTGATTCATGCACGGAGGGGAGTGACCCAGACCTTTTCCGCCACCGGGCCGCCCAGGGAGACGCGGCCGGAGCCGGTGCGGACGCTCATGGTCTGGTCGTAGTTGCGGGCCAGAACCTTCACGCGCACGCCGGGGCGGATGCCGCGCTCTTCGAGGAACTCCAGCAGGCCGCGGTCGCGCTCGTAAACGCTGCTCACGGTGTAACTGCGACCGGGATGGCCTTCCGCCAGCAGCCGCAGCCCGCGCCGGCGGCGGTTCGCGGGACGCTCGGGCGTCACCAGGTTGCCGTGGGGGCAGATACCGCCGCGCCCCAGCTTGCGGGCCAGCTTGGCTTCAAAGTCCGCGGAGACGGCGTGTTCCAGGCGCTCGGCCTCGTCGTGCACCTTGTACCACTCCATGCCGAAGACTTCGGCGAGCATGCGCTCGATGAGGTGGTGGCGGATGGCGGTCCGCCCGGCGATCTGGCGCCCGGCGGCGGTCAGGTGCACGCGGCCGTCCTTGTCCACGCGCACCAGGCCGTCCTTTTTCAGCCGGCGCAGGGCCATGGTCACCGCCGGGGGCGAGACCGAAAGCCAGTGCGCCAGCGTGGCCGAGATCACGCTGCGGCCCTCGCCCTCCGCTTCCAGGATGGCCTTGAGATAATCCTCTTTCGAGACGGTGATGAGGGATCTTGGCATGTGGGTGCGGACTTCGCCGCCAGAGGAAACGGAACATTCATTATACTTTTAGTTAACCTCGCTTAACCCAGAAATCGGCGCCCTGCGACCGCCTGCAAGGTTTGACTTTGCCTTTCCCCGCCCCTACCCTGAGTCTTCTGCGTTTTGTCTTCCGTCCATGGGTTGCGAGGGAGCTGAATGAAGGTACTGGTGATTGGTGGCGGAGGCCGCGAGCATGCGCTCGTTTGGAAGCTGCGCCAGTCTCCGCGCGTCACTGAAGTCCTGTGCGCCCCCGGCAACGGCGGCATCTGCGAAGAGGCCGAGTGCGCCCCGGTGGACGTCCGGAACCTGGACGCCATGGTGGAGCTGGCCACGCGGCTGCGTCCCGACCTGACCGTGGTGGGGCCGGAGCTGCCGCTGACCCTGGGCGTGGCCGACGAATTCGCGCGCCGCGGCCTGCCCGTCTTCGGGCCGACCCAGGCTGCCGCCCGGCTGGAATCCAGCAAGAGCTTCGCCAAAGAGTTCATGCAGCGCTACCAGGTCCCCACGCCGCACTACGCCATCTGCGCCTCTGCGGACGAGGTGAAGGACGCGCTGGCGCACTTTCATCCGCCTATCGTGGTGAAGGCCGACGGTTTGGCCGCGGGCAAGGGCGTGGTGATCGCCCAGACGAAGGAAGAGACAGCAACGGTGGCCGCCGAGATGCTGAGCGGCAAGCTGCTGGGCGAGGCGGGCGCGAAGGTCGTGCTGGAAGAGTTTCTGGAGGGCGAAGAGCTTTCCTTCCTGGTGATGAGCGACGGGGAGCGCGTGGCCGCGCTGGCCGCGTCGCAGGACCACAAGCGCGTGGGCGATGACGATACCGGCGCCAACACCGGGGGCATGGGCGCCTATTCCACCGACGCGCTGCTCGATCCGCAGATGCGCGAGTGGCTGCTCACCCACGTGGCCCGCCCGGTGATCGCCGGCATGCGCGCCGAGGACGCCGAATACCGCGGCATCCTTTATTGCGGCCTGATGATGACCGCCCGCGGACCCATGGTGCTGGAGTTCAACTGCCGCTTCGGCGACCCGGAGACCCAGGCCATCCTCATGCGCCTGGACAGCGACCTGGTGGACGCGCTCGAAGCCGCCATCGAGGGCCGGGTGAGCGATGGCGACTTCAAATGGTCGGGGGAGGCCTCCGTTTGCGTGGTGGTGGCCGCCGGCGGCTATCCCGACAGCTACGAGTCCGGGAAAAAGATCACGGGACTGGAAGAGGCCGCAAAAGTGGAGGGCGTGAAGGTCTTTCACGCTGGAACCAGCCGGCGCGATGGAGCCTTCTACACCGCGGGAGGCCGGGTGCTGGGCGTGAGCGCCCGCGGCGCCGACCTGGAAACCGCTGTGGGGCGCGCGTATTCCGCGGCGGAAATGATCCGCTTTGAAGGCATGCACTATCGCAAGGACATCGCGGCAAGGGCGCTGAAACCAGCGGCACAGTAGGTTTAGTTCAGAGACAAAGCCAACCACAAAGGACCCGAAGGAACACGAAGGCAAAGAGGAAGGCATGGCAGAGAAACCGGTGGTTTCCATCGTGATGGGCAGCGACTCCGACCTGGAGGTCATGCGCGAGGCGGCGAAGGCGCTGGAAGAGTTCGGCATCGCCTACGAGATGGACGTGACCTCAGCGCACCGCGCGCCGCGCAAGACGGCGGAGTTCGCGCGAAATGCCGCCGAGCGCGGCGTCAAGATCATCATCGCCGGCGCGGGCGGGGCCGCGCATCTGGCCGGCGTCTGCGCGGCGGAGAGCACGCTGCCCGTCATCGGCGTCCCCATCCCGTCGTCTGCGCTGCAAGGCTTGGATGCGCTATTGGCGACGGTGCAGATGCCCGCCGGCATCCCCGTGGCCACGGTGGCTATTGGCAAGGCCGGCGCCTACAACGCCGGCGTGCTGGCAGCACAGATACTCGCAGCCAGCGACAAATCGCTCGCCGCCAAGCTGGCTTCGCACAAAGAGAAGCTGGCCCAGGACGTGGAAGAGAAGTCGGCGAAGCTGAAAGCCTCGCGCGCCCGTGAATCGTAGCGCACTTTTTGTCACCCTCGCCCCCGCGATCACGATACCGATCGTCATGATTGTCTACGCACGCGGGCAGCATCCCTGGGAGTGGTGGCAGTTTCTGGGGCTGGGGTTGGCGGCGGCGGGCCTGCTGCTGCTGACCATCGCGCGTCTCCGGCTCGGCAATTCGTTCTCGCTCACGCCGCAAGCCCGGGAACTGGTGACCGGCGGACTCTATCGCCGCGTCCGCCATCCCGTCTACGTCTTCGGGGCCGTGGCCATTGCGGGCTTGTTTCTCTATCTCAACGTGCTCCCCGCGCTGCTGGTGTTCCTAGTGGTCATTCCGCTGCAGATTGTGCGCGCACGCGCCGAGGAGCGCGTACTGGAGGCGCATTTCGGGCAGCAGTATCGCGACTACAAGGCGCGGACCTGGTTCTGATGGGAAATGTGCCAGCGCGCGGCCCTGCGCTCCATCCTTAGAGCTTCAGTGACTTGAGGTACTCGCGCAGCCCCTCGCCCAGGTCCGGGCGTTTGAGCGCGAACTCGATGGTGGCCTTGAGGAAGCCCAGCTTGTCGCCGGTATCGTGCCGCTTGCCCTCGAAGGTGAAGCCGTAGACTTTCTCTTCCTGGAGCAGCAGCTTGAGGCCGTCGGTGAGTTGCAGTTCGCCGCCAGCGCTGAGCGGCGTGCGGTCGAGCACGGAGAAGATCTTCGGAGTCAGGATGTAGCGCCCGATGACCGCCAGCTTCGACGGCGCATCCTCCGGCTTGGGTTTTTCCACCAGGTTGGTGATCTCGTGCAGCTTCCCGGCAAAGCGCCCATTTACCGGCTTGGCCTCGATGACACCGTAGGCGGAGATTCCGGGGCCCTCGACCACCTGCGTGGCGATGACTGAGCAATGCGTCTCCTCGAAGACCGCCATCATCTGCTTCAGAACGGGAACCTCAGCGTCGATGACATCGTCGGCGAGCAGGACGGCGAAGGGCTCGTCGCCCACCATCTCGCGCGCCATGAGCACCGCGTGGCCCAGGCCGAGGGCTTCTTTCTGGCGCACGTAGGCGACGTGGATCATATCCGAGATCTGGCGCACGATGCCCAGCAGCTCGGTCTGGCCGCGGTGTTCGAGCATGTGCTCCAGCTCGTAGCTGTGGTCGAAGTAATCCTCGATGGCGCTCTTGCCGCGGCCAGTGACCATGATGATCTGGTCGCAGCCGGCGGCCAGCGCTTCCTCTACGCCGTACTGGATGATGGGTTTGTCCACCAGGGGCAGCATCTCCTTGGGCTGCGCCTTGGTGGCGGGCAGGAAGCGCGTCCCCAAACCGGCGGCGGGGAAGACAGCTTTTCGAACTCTGGTCATGGTCACAGTGTGGGCGAGTCCTCGCCCAGCATGAGCTTGCGCACTTCGCGGATGGGGATGAGCCCGTGCTTCATGAAGCTGTCATGGAAGCCCTGCAGGGTGAACTTGTCGCCCATCTTCTTCTTGTAGTCCTCGCGCAGCTTCATGATCTGCAGCTTGCCCAGGGTATAGACGAGGTACGTCGGGTCTCCGGTGCCGCGCTTGGTCTCGCGCTCGGCGATGCTCTTGGTTTGGTAGCCCTCTTTGACAAAGAAGTCCACCGCCTGGTCGTAGGTCATATCGCCGGTGTGCATCTTGATGCCGACGATGTAGCGGGCGTTGCGCAGCAGCGCGTCCTGGAGTTGGCCCAGGCGCATCTTGGGATCGTCGTGGGCGACGTGCTGGTCGAGCATCATCTGCTCGGTGTAGTGCGCCCAGCCTTCTGTGCTGGTGTTCGAGCCCAGCACTTTGCGCAGCTTGGTGGGAAACAGCGGCATCCACAAGTACTGCATGAAGTGGCCCGGCCATACCTCGTGAATGGCCACCGCCAGCATCACGGGGCGGCTGTTGCCGGCCATGTGGCCTTCGACTTCCTCCTTCGACCAGCTTGCCTCTGGCAGCGTCACGTTAAAAAACGCTTCCGTGGCTTTGGTCTCGAAGGCGCCCGGCGTATCCATGGAGGCGAAGGTGGTAGCCCGCGCGAAGGGCGGAGTTTCCTCCATGGCCGGCTTCTGCTGCGAGGGCACGGTCATGATCTTGTTCTTGATGATGAAGTCGCGCAGGCCATCGAGCAGGTCGCCATAGGCCTGCAAGAGCTTGTCGGGCGCTGGGTGGTCGTGCTGCATCTGCTTCAGGATCTCCTGCGGGTCGCCCTTGGGATCGATTTCCGCGGCGGTCTTGCGGAACCA
Encoded proteins:
- the galU gene encoding UTP--glucose-1-phosphate uridylyltransferase GalU, whose amino-acid sequence is MTRVRKAVFPAAGLGTRFLPATKAQPKEMLPLVDKPIIQYGVEEALAAGCDQIIMVTGRGKSAIEDYFDHSYELEHMLEHRGQTELLGIVRQISDMIHVAYVRQKEALGLGHAVLMAREMVGDEPFAVLLADDVIDAEVPVLKQMMAVFEETHCSVIATQVVEGPGISAYGVIEAKPVNGRFAGKLHEITNLVEKPKPEDAPSKLAVIGRYILTPKIFSVLDRTPLSAGGELQLTDGLKLLLQEEKVYGFTFEGKRHDTGDKLGFLKATIEFALKRPDLGEGLREYLKSLKL
- a CDS encoding metal-dependent transcriptional regulator — encoded protein: MPRSLITVSKEDYLKAILEAEGEGRSVISATLAHWLSVSPPAVTMALRRLKKDGLVRVDKDGRVHLTAAGRQIAGRTAIRHHLIERMLAEVFGMEWYKVHDEAERLEHAVSADFEAKLARKLGRGGICPHGNLVTPERPANRRRRGLRLLAEGHPGRSYTVSSVYERDRGLLEFLEERGIRPGVRVKVLARNYDQTMSVRTGSGRVSLGGPVAEKVWVTPLRA
- a CDS encoding universal stress protein — translated: MYDTILVTLDGTPTDRAIIEHIKELATLAHSRLVLLHVADGWAARIYGPDAVSPEIAEDTAYLEKVRSEFQSLGIPVEAELAYGEPAEEIIKWVQQKGCDLVAMSTHGHRLLSDIFRGTTASRVQHSISVPVLLLRAKKSSTEE
- a CDS encoding alpha/beta hydrolase; this encodes MPYVTVGKENSGNIDLYYEDHGSGKPVVLIHGYPLSGASWEKQVAVLLAAGHRVITYDRRGFGKSSQPTTGYNYDTFAEDLHKLVTQLELRDFALVGFSMGGGEVARYLGRYGSKGVSKAVFISAVTPYLLKAADNPEGVDGSVFEGIQNAIVADRYAFFTEFFKNFYNADLLLGKRVSPHAIQSSWNIAAGSSATACFACVPTWHEDFRKDLARIDVPTLVMHGDADRIVPINASGLRTAKLIKGARKLVIKDGPHCITWTHADEVNSELVNFLRAGVANTVSAPPNKEIA
- a CDS encoding Nramp family divalent metal transporter; this translates as MGTKVPRHSSVSLEGIHGSVEVPPHHAGFWEQWRAFVGPAILISVGYMDPGNWGTDLQGGAQFKYGLLWVVGLASLMAIFMQVISARLGVVTGKDLAQCCRDWYPEWARWPNWLMSEVAIGACDLAEVLGSAVALNLLFHIPLLWAVLITGLDVLLLLALQRFGMRTIEAIVLLLITTMGVCYFIEIFVLPQTQPSFLEMGRALVTPQLRQAGMLFVAIGIIGATVMPHNLYLHSALVQSRKLQKDELSIRRGIQFNTIDATVALTIAFFVNAAIMVLAAMVFFGKPSVMVPGGQVVKFSADSDWIRVAYLTLAPLLGTPVASTLFAVALLASGQSSTITGTLAGQVVMEGFMHWRIQPWVRRLITRTLAILPAVVIIGLRGDSSVTGLLILSQVVLALQLPFAMFPLLHFTSSRKRMGNWKNGWFLLTAGWSSALLITMLDVYGLPDSLKAAWQVITGG
- the acnA gene encoding aconitate hydratase AcnA; this translates as MDSFSSRSSFRAGGREYQLFRLDALDKQGVDTRHLPYSLRILLENLLRTEDGRTVRAEDIRALAAWDPKAEPSREIAFTPSRVLMQDFTGVPAVVDLAAMRDAMVRLGGDPQRINPLQPAELVIDHSVQVDEFGSAQALELNSELEYLRNRERYSFLRWGQTAFQNFRVVPPATGIVHQVNLEYLARVVFAAAGKDGADGPPLAYPDTLVGTDSHTTMINGLGVLGWGVGGIEAEAAMLGQPVSMLIPQVVGMRLAGKLREGSTATDLVLTVTEMLRKKGVVGKFVEFFGPGLPTLPLADRATIGNMAPEYGATCGIFPVDAETLRYLRFSGRSEEQVALVEAYCKEQGMFHTYTGETPDAAYTSMLELDLATVEPSLAGPRRPQDRVPLTGAAKSFAEALPSLIKPDPKRPKQVSSWEGEGGQTFSAPGGNADDGSFLKHLRHGSVVIAAITSCTNTSNPSVMVAAGLLAKKAVERGLKVPPWVKTSLAPGSKVVTEYLEQAGLMPYLEKLKFNTVGYGCTTCIGNSGPLPPEVANAVQEKELVVASVLSGNRNFEGRINPDVRANYLTSPPLVVAYALAGRMDVDLTTEPISNGSDGKPVFLKDIWPTQLEIAQTIEKSLTKSQFQKTYASVFEGDERWRSMPVPLGKTYAWDANSTYIKHPPYFEGMTKTPPGVTEIRGARVLAKLGDSVTTDHISPAGSIKKDGPAGQYLISRGVKPSDFNSYGSRRGNDEVMVRGTFANVRLKNQLAPGTEGGVTRHLPSGEAMSIFDASVKYRAEGVPLIVLAGKEYGSGSSRDWAAKGPCLLGVRAVIAESYERIHRSNLIGMGIVPLQYVAGETADILGLTGEESYDILGLKQAIDSHSPQVKVRATAASGVTTEFAALVRIDTPQETLYYQHGGILQYVLRQLLAKA
- the purE gene encoding 5-(carboxyamino)imidazole ribonucleotide mutase codes for the protein MAEKPVVSIVMGSDSDLEVMREAAKALEEFGIAYEMDVTSAHRAPRKTAEFARNAAERGVKIIIAGAGGAAHLAGVCAAESTLPVIGVPIPSSALQGLDALLATVQMPAGIPVATVAIGKAGAYNAGVLAAQILAASDKSLAAKLASHKEKLAQDVEEKSAKLKASRARES
- the purD gene encoding phosphoribosylamine--glycine ligase gives rise to the protein MKVLVIGGGGREHALVWKLRQSPRVTEVLCAPGNGGICEEAECAPVDVRNLDAMVELATRLRPDLTVVGPELPLTLGVADEFARRGLPVFGPTQAAARLESSKSFAKEFMQRYQVPTPHYAICASADEVKDALAHFHPPIVVKADGLAAGKGVVIAQTKEETATVAAEMLSGKLLGEAGAKVVLEEFLEGEELSFLVMSDGERVAALAASQDHKRVGDDDTGANTGGMGAYSTDALLDPQMREWLLTHVARPVIAGMRAEDAEYRGILYCGLMMTARGPMVLEFNCRFGDPETQAILMRLDSDLVDALEAAIEGRVSDGDFKWSGEASVCVVVAAGGYPDSYESGKKITGLEEAAKVEGVKVFHAGTSRRDGAFYTAGGRVLGVSARGADLETAVGRAYSAAEMIRFEGMHYRKDIAARALKPAAQ
- a CDS encoding isoprenylcysteine carboxylmethyltransferase family protein, coding for MNRSALFVTLAPAITIPIVMIVYARGQHPWEWWQFLGLGLAAAGLLLLTIARLRLGNSFSLTPQARELVTGGLYRRVRHPVYVFGAVAIAGLFLYLNVLPALLVFLVVIPLQIVRARAEERVLEAHFGQQYRDYKARTWF